From one Streptomyces sp. SCSIO 30461 genomic stretch:
- a CDS encoding AAA family ATPase, whose translation MPYRAQHHERIALLEREPEVAAAARAVEALRSERATGGLLIYSGEAGLGKTSLLAEVSGIATARGCTVRTARGSETATSVPFHVVRQLLQPALGGMAPDEARELFGDWYDITAPALGIAAPSGPPADPQGVRDGLDRVVTALSERLRKRPLVVLVDDAHWSDGESLGWLVSFATRLSTLPLLIVIAHRPEDASDTSSALLNTAGTAARLRIPLRELTAEAVSELVRATVGEGADDAFCREVWTVTHGNPYEAVELIAKVQDHSLEPVGPRTRELRALGATARGSGLVSRLEGLGPDATRFAWAAAVLGTDISLGLAASLAGMPPAKAAACAERLREARIVTGPDPLEFVHPLIATAVYRAIPPALCTAMHGRAAWAVTEAGLGSAAASRHLLEVHPDDDQEVVRQLREAARDHLAVGAPEAACRCLERALQEPPRSGVRAQVLYELGCATLLTSPPTTIRHLRQALDLPGLDRGLRVDATYRLAQALAHNDQLSEAAVALATEAGDTPPGPARMRLQAAQFLWEGTQARENDGPARSRRLAELADRLPGRDNAERALLTIRAFDAMLRGEDAELVVELCDRALVDGRPAPGLGWTDTEWGFEPPALAGISYAFTDRLDHAEELFTEAVRAYEISGWSGAHLAFAHTLLGLVHRRRGNLPEAESFLREGLRLADRIGSGLPVHWISVGLLIDTLLARGDTSEAETVAERYAFRPPYPNAIVIPDGPSVRGRLLLATGHTKEGVAELEAGGGDLEVRGRHNGVWAPWSVDLARAIAAESPARAAQLTTRARAHAERFGTGTAIGEALRCAAALAPEPEAVPLLARAVRHLEASPSGYEHARARYEYGLALRSSHELTRAADLAATCGATTLAARAREACVTILAME comes from the coding sequence ATGCCGTACCGGGCGCAACACCATGAACGTATTGCGCTCTTGGAGCGCGAACCGGAAGTCGCCGCGGCCGCGCGCGCCGTCGAGGCACTGCGTTCGGAACGCGCCACCGGCGGCCTGCTGATCTACAGCGGCGAGGCGGGCCTCGGAAAGACCTCCCTCCTCGCGGAGGTGAGCGGCATCGCCACGGCCCGCGGTTGCACCGTCCGCACCGCGCGCGGCAGCGAGACCGCGACCTCCGTACCCTTCCACGTCGTGCGGCAACTGCTCCAGCCGGCGCTCGGCGGCATGGCACCGGACGAGGCGCGAGAGCTGTTCGGCGACTGGTACGACATCACCGCGCCCGCACTCGGCATCGCGGCGCCGTCCGGCCCGCCCGCCGACCCCCAAGGCGTACGCGACGGCCTCGACCGAGTCGTCACCGCCCTGTCCGAACGTCTCCGCAAGCGCCCTCTCGTGGTACTCGTCGACGACGCCCACTGGTCGGACGGAGAGTCGCTCGGCTGGCTCGTTTCCTTCGCCACCCGGCTCAGTACGCTCCCGCTCCTCATCGTCATCGCCCACCGCCCGGAAGACGCGTCGGACACGTCGTCCGCCCTCCTGAACACCGCGGGGACCGCTGCGCGCCTGCGCATCCCGCTGCGCGAGCTGACCGCCGAGGCCGTGTCGGAGCTCGTCCGGGCCACCGTCGGCGAGGGGGCCGACGACGCGTTCTGCCGCGAAGTGTGGACCGTCACCCACGGCAACCCGTACGAGGCGGTCGAGCTCATCGCCAAGGTGCAGGACCACAGCCTCGAACCCGTCGGGCCCCGCACCCGTGAGCTGCGAGCCCTGGGCGCCACCGCGCGCGGCAGCGGGCTGGTCTCCCGGCTCGAAGGGCTGGGGCCCGACGCCACCAGATTCGCCTGGGCCGCCGCCGTACTCGGCACGGACATCTCCCTCGGACTCGCCGCCTCCCTCGCCGGAATGCCCCCGGCCAAGGCCGCCGCCTGCGCGGAGCGGCTGCGTGAGGCGCGTATCGTCACCGGGCCCGACCCGCTCGAATTCGTCCACCCCCTCATCGCCACCGCCGTCTACCGGGCCATTCCACCGGCCCTGTGCACCGCCATGCACGGTCGTGCGGCCTGGGCCGTCACCGAAGCCGGACTCGGCTCCGCCGCGGCATCCCGCCATCTGCTCGAAGTGCACCCAGACGACGACCAGGAGGTCGTCCGGCAGCTGAGGGAGGCGGCCAGGGACCATCTGGCGGTCGGTGCGCCGGAGGCGGCCTGCCGCTGTCTCGAGCGGGCGCTCCAGGAGCCGCCGCGCAGCGGCGTCCGCGCGCAGGTGCTGTACGAACTCGGCTGCGCCACGCTGCTGACCTCGCCGCCGACCACCATCCGGCATCTGCGCCAGGCCCTCGACCTGCCCGGACTCGACCGAGGACTCCGCGTCGACGCCACCTATCGCCTGGCACAGGCGCTCGCCCACAACGACCAGCTCAGCGAAGCGGCCGTGGCCCTCGCAACCGAGGCCGGCGACACCCCGCCCGGCCCGGCCCGGATGCGGCTCCAGGCCGCTCAGTTCCTGTGGGAGGGCACCCAGGCCAGGGAGAACGACGGGCCGGCGCGCTCACGCCGGCTCGCGGAACTCGCCGACCGGCTGCCGGGCCGCGACAACGCCGAGCGGGCCCTGCTCACCATCAGGGCCTTCGACGCGATGCTGCGTGGTGAGGACGCCGAACTCGTCGTCGAGCTGTGCGACCGGGCCCTGGTCGACGGGCGCCCGGCGCCCGGTCTCGGCTGGACCGACACCGAGTGGGGCTTCGAACCACCCGCACTCGCCGGGATCAGCTACGCGTTCACCGACCGGCTCGACCACGCGGAGGAGCTCTTCACCGAGGCGGTCCGGGCGTACGAGATCTCCGGCTGGAGCGGTGCCCACCTGGCCTTCGCACACACTCTGCTCGGCCTTGTCCACCGCCGCAGGGGCAATCTCCCCGAGGCCGAGTCGTTCCTGCGCGAAGGACTGCGGCTCGCCGATCGCATAGGGAGCGGCCTGCCCGTGCACTGGATCTCGGTGGGCCTGCTCATCGACACACTGCTGGCGCGCGGCGACACGTCCGAGGCCGAGACGGTGGCGGAGCGCTATGCCTTCCGGCCGCCCTATCCCAACGCCATCGTCATTCCCGACGGCCCGAGCGTACGTGGAAGGCTGCTGCTGGCCACCGGTCACACCAAGGAAGGGGTGGCCGAACTTGAGGCAGGCGGGGGCGACTTGGAGGTCCGTGGACGCCACAACGGCGTCTGGGCTCCGTGGTCCGTCGACCTGGCTCGAGCCATCGCCGCCGAATCCCCGGCTCGCGCCGCCCAGCTGACCACCCGTGCCCGTGCTCATGCCGAGCGCTTCGGCACGGGCACGGCCATCGGGGAAGCCCTTCGCTGTGCCGCCGCACTCGCCCCCGAACCCGAAGCGGTCCCACTGCTCGCCCGGGCGGTACGCCACTTGGAGGCGTCCCCCTCCGGGTATGAGCACGCACGGGCCCGCTATGAGTACGGTCTCGCCCTCCGCTCCTCGCACGAGCTCACTCGTGCCGCCGATCTGGCCGCCACCTGCGGCGCCACCACTCTCGCGGCACGCGCCCGGGAGGCGTGCGTGACCATCCTGGCCATGGAGTGA
- a CDS encoding DUF309 domain-containing protein has translation MTPRDRDPEGRARNARPRDGLGRPLPYGAEGVPRQPEGLVRAPRETLGEAQRLLDAGMPFHAHEVLEDAWKSGPDEERALWRGLAQLAVGLTHAARGNTRGGAALLTRGAESVASYAASAPPAGLYGVDVTGLVGWAGELARELRRDGAAVPAAERAPRLRLSR, from the coding sequence ATGACGCCGAGAGACCGCGATCCCGAGGGCCGGGCACGCAACGCGCGCCCGCGTGACGGGCTCGGGCGCCCCTTGCCCTACGGGGCGGAGGGAGTGCCCCGGCAACCGGAGGGGCTGGTGCGCGCACCGCGGGAGACGCTGGGCGAGGCCCAGCGTCTGCTGGACGCGGGGATGCCTTTCCACGCCCATGAGGTGCTGGAGGACGCCTGGAAGTCCGGGCCCGATGAGGAGCGGGCGTTGTGGCGGGGGCTTGCGCAGCTCGCGGTCGGGCTGACGCACGCCGCCCGCGGCAACACGAGGGGCGGCGCGGCGCTGCTGACCCGTGGAGCGGAGTCGGTGGCGTCCTACGCGGCTTCCGCTCCGCCCGCGGGCCTGTATGGCGTCGATGTGACAGGGCTCGTCGGCTGGGCAGGCGAACTGGCGCGGGAGCTGCGCCGGGACGGAGCCGCCGTCCCGGCGGCGGAGCGTGCTCCGCGGCTGCGGCTCAGCCGGTGA
- a CDS encoding AAA family ATPase translates to MGFVSSLHTRTDGQGARRPEGGGGCVSSAQKRTAPVGRAEVIERLERVLQARGRALLTGSAGVGKTEVALAISARAQARGETVLWLATLPGDHAIPGATAAALVASVSATLSPAGQLGPNGAEGATGVDALVRAAADVTRPADAPSAGPSGSAGPPGASGLPGAATAPSAPYDVREGLPGPQRDAVAMLCREAPAPEGGWDPIALRLALAQILRSLAGHRPVLLVVDGVQRIDPDSADLLRFALHLAPPTLRVIAIETPEAHDPDAGTTGPEQLWVPSEADVLLVPPLHADDIAELLIHHRLPSRMAGRIHKASGGNPRLALAVGRSLADARTPVHHAEALSLSGRARDLSRQLLGLVSPAVRDTLLLAALALRPTASLIRRAGRPTAEADLAAAERAGLVLLTEDGTVAFRAGILPSTLVHDACWTDRSEGHAALARVVDDPVEEVRHRALATDIPDEELAAEVAAAADSARRRGNTALAAELALLAAESTPGRNGTQRIARLVDAAEEAARAARADLAMRAATDLLARDASPGERVRARLAVLDTAGQGLTGLDEIYAHAMEDSEGDTALRAAVQLRLAVKYVLADGDPVRSRAAAIDSAALAASVGDRMTAAKALTVQARMERVLGSPDEERVLQEARELEMVDRPLGIRNAAQILTIRHALFDDRLLDARDEMNALLPLVERRGSVEDAIELFRTLAEVEARQGQCAAALSHAGRSLALTLEAGLSPGPAWYALALAETAGGSFARAASYARRSAQASDEEGDNVFLSRSLYALGRVQLIMGDVSNSLETLRRVQAGERAQAAVDPSMLRWHEELAEALVASDSLDEASALLADVRPVAERLGRRSVLLGCDRAEALLLAAGGKPDEAAALLTRTAERFATAGLPLEQGRALVALSRVERRRRRRSAAQHALHTAASVFERAGAAPWLALAKETPAGAPEPAPASRGGALSSLTEAELRLAQMVGQGASNQEAAARLYLSVKTVEARLTRIYQKLDVRSRAQLATALGAWAGGRAGSLPTDAGPAPT, encoded by the coding sequence ATGGGCTTCGTATCCTCACTGCACACGCGCACGGACGGGCAGGGGGCTCGCAGGCCGGAAGGGGGTGGTGGGTGCGTGTCGTCCGCTCAGAAGCGCACTGCGCCCGTCGGCCGGGCAGAAGTCATCGAACGCCTCGAAAGGGTGCTGCAAGCGCGCGGGCGCGCCCTGCTCACCGGTTCGGCGGGGGTCGGCAAGACCGAGGTCGCCCTGGCCATCTCCGCCCGCGCCCAGGCGCGCGGCGAGACCGTGCTGTGGCTCGCGACCCTCCCCGGTGACCACGCCATCCCCGGTGCCACCGCCGCCGCGCTCGTCGCCTCCGTGTCCGCGACCCTGTCCCCGGCCGGGCAGCTCGGGCCGAACGGCGCCGAAGGAGCCACCGGCGTCGACGCCCTCGTGCGCGCCGCGGCCGATGTGACCCGGCCCGCCGACGCCCCGTCCGCCGGACCCTCGGGGTCGGCGGGTCCGCCCGGCGCGTCCGGCCTGCCCGGCGCGGCCACCGCGCCGAGCGCGCCGTACGACGTCCGCGAAGGGCTGCCGGGCCCCCAGCGGGACGCCGTCGCCATGCTCTGCCGCGAGGCCCCGGCTCCCGAGGGCGGCTGGGACCCCATCGCCCTGCGGCTGGCCCTGGCGCAGATCCTTCGTTCCCTGGCCGGGCACCGGCCGGTGCTGCTCGTGGTCGACGGCGTACAGCGGATCGACCCGGACAGCGCCGATCTGCTGCGCTTCGCCCTCCATCTGGCACCGCCGACGCTGCGGGTGATCGCGATCGAGACCCCGGAGGCGCACGACCCGGACGCCGGCACCACCGGGCCCGAGCAGCTCTGGGTGCCCTCCGAGGCCGATGTACTGCTCGTGCCGCCGCTTCACGCCGACGACATCGCCGAGCTCCTCATCCACCACCGGCTTCCGTCCCGGATGGCCGGGCGCATCCACAAGGCCAGCGGCGGCAATCCGCGGCTGGCGCTCGCCGTCGGCCGCTCGCTCGCGGACGCGCGCACACCGGTGCACCACGCTGAGGCGCTGTCGCTCTCCGGGCGGGCGCGCGATCTGTCGCGGCAGCTGCTGGGGCTGGTCTCGCCCGCGGTCCGGGACACCCTGCTCCTCGCGGCCCTCGCCCTGCGCCCCACCGCATCGCTCATCCGCCGCGCGGGCCGACCCACGGCCGAGGCCGACCTGGCGGCTGCCGAACGGGCCGGTCTCGTGCTGCTCACCGAGGACGGGACGGTGGCCTTCCGGGCCGGCATCCTCCCTTCGACCCTGGTCCACGACGCCTGCTGGACCGACCGCAGCGAGGGGCACGCGGCGCTCGCCCGGGTCGTGGACGACCCTGTCGAGGAGGTCAGGCACCGGGCACTGGCCACCGACATCCCGGACGAGGAGCTGGCCGCCGAGGTCGCGGCTGCCGCTGACAGCGCCCGGCGGCGCGGCAACACCGCTCTGGCTGCCGAACTCGCCCTTCTCGCCGCCGAGTCCACGCCCGGACGCAACGGCACCCAGCGCATCGCCCGCCTCGTGGACGCGGCGGAGGAGGCAGCCCGCGCGGCCCGCGCCGATCTGGCGATGCGCGCGGCGACGGACCTGCTGGCACGTGACGCATCGCCCGGCGAGCGGGTACGGGCCAGGCTCGCGGTGCTGGACACGGCCGGTCAGGGACTGACCGGTCTGGACGAGATCTACGCCCACGCGATGGAGGACTCGGAGGGCGACACGGCGCTGCGGGCCGCCGTACAACTGCGCCTGGCGGTGAAGTACGTCCTGGCCGACGGCGACCCGGTCCGCTCCCGGGCGGCCGCGATCGACTCGGCGGCTCTCGCCGCTTCGGTCGGCGACCGTATGACCGCGGCGAAGGCGCTGACGGTCCAGGCCCGGATGGAACGCGTACTCGGCTCACCGGACGAGGAGCGGGTGCTCCAGGAGGCGCGGGAGCTGGAGATGGTCGACCGGCCGCTCGGCATCCGCAACGCCGCGCAGATCCTCACCATCCGCCACGCGCTGTTCGATGACCGGCTCCTGGACGCGCGCGACGAGATGAACGCGCTGCTGCCGCTGGTCGAACGGCGCGGTTCGGTCGAGGACGCCATCGAGCTGTTCCGTACGCTGGCCGAGGTCGAGGCCCGGCAGGGCCAGTGCGCTGCAGCGCTGTCCCACGCCGGGCGGTCGCTCGCGCTGACCCTGGAGGCGGGACTGTCCCCCGGCCCCGCCTGGTACGCCCTGGCGCTCGCCGAGACGGCGGGCGGCAGCTTCGCCCGCGCGGCGAGCTACGCGCGTCGAAGCGCCCAGGCGTCGGACGAGGAGGGCGACAACGTCTTCCTCTCCCGGAGCCTGTACGCGCTCGGCCGCGTCCAGCTGATCATGGGTGATGTCAGCAACTCCCTGGAGACGCTGCGCCGGGTGCAGGCCGGTGAGCGGGCTCAGGCGGCCGTCGATCCGTCCATGCTGCGCTGGCACGAAGAGCTGGCGGAGGCGCTCGTCGCGAGCGACTCCCTCGATGAGGCGTCCGCCCTGCTCGCCGATGTGCGACCGGTCGCGGAGCGCCTCGGCCGCCGCTCGGTGCTGCTGGGATGCGATCGCGCCGAAGCGCTTTTGTTGGCCGCGGGCGGTAAGCCTGACGAGGCTGCCGCCCTGCTGACCCGTACGGCGGAGCGCTTCGCGACGGCCGGGCTACCTCTCGAACAGGGCCGGGCGCTGGTGGCGCTGTCCCGCGTGGAACGGCGCAGGCGGCGGCGTTCGGCCGCACAGCACGCACTGCACACCGCGGCCTCGGTCTTCGAGCGGGCGGGCGCGGCGCCCTGGCTGGCGCTCGCGAAGGAGACACCGGCAGGCGCCCCCGAGCCGGCCCCGGCCTCTCGCGGCGGTGCGCTGTCGTCCTTGACGGAGGCGGAGCTGCGGCTTGCGCAGATGGTGGGACAGGGTGCCAGCAACCAGGAGGCGGCTGCCCGGCTGTATCTGAGTGTGAAGACGGTCGAGGCACGGCTGACGCGGATCTACCAGAAGCTGGATGTCAGGTCCCGTGCCCAGCTCGCCACCGCGCTGGGCGCGTGGGCGGGTGGTCGCGCCGGCTCCCTGCCGACGGACGCCGGACCGGCGCCCACCTGA
- a CDS encoding S8 family serine peptidase: MAATATIVGVAATSAVAFAAAPANSSPQAAPAAQSLPQLPTAPVEKVIVTYKAQATEASSNTAAKTDAATKATETGEKLVFERRLAGGAALVDLGGAASKQDLGEVMAAFRADPSVASVEPDIRAYPMAITPNDTQYAAQWDLFESTGGMNVPTAWDKTTGSGVTVAVIDTGYATHSDLAANIVSGYDFISDSADARDGSGRDSNPKDEGDWNATDGECGLGSTAGDSSWHGTHVAGTIAAAAGNNKGIAGIAYNAKIQPVRVLGKCGGSSSDIADAITWASGGSVPGVAANPTPAKVLNLSLGGSSSTCPSVYRNAINGAVSRGTTVVVAAGNENSSASSSTPANCPNVITVASTSREGNRSFYSNYGSAVDVSAPGGETRRSTDTPGTITTPENGILSTLNSGDTTQSAENYEPYQGTSMAAPHIAGLAALLKSAKSSLTPAEIEAAIKANARTLPGTCSGGCGSGIADAAKTVNAVLGTDTGSGATFTNSTNVTINDNATVSSSITVTGRTGNAPSALKVAVDIKHTWRGDLIIDLIAPDGTVRGLKTFSGSDSADNVLTTYTVDASSEVANGTWKLQVRDAASGDTGYIDSWSLTF; the protein is encoded by the coding sequence GTGGCCGCGACCGCCACCATCGTCGGTGTCGCCGCCACTTCCGCCGTGGCGTTTGCCGCCGCCCCGGCGAACTCGTCACCGCAGGCCGCACCTGCCGCGCAGTCGCTGCCGCAGCTGCCGACCGCGCCGGTCGAGAAGGTCATCGTGACCTACAAGGCGCAGGCCACAGAGGCGAGTTCGAACACCGCCGCCAAGACCGACGCCGCCACGAAGGCCACCGAGACCGGTGAGAAGCTCGTCTTCGAGCGCCGCCTCGCCGGCGGTGCCGCGCTGGTGGACCTGGGTGGCGCCGCATCCAAGCAGGACCTCGGCGAGGTCATGGCCGCCTTCCGCGCCGACCCCTCGGTCGCCTCGGTGGAGCCGGACATCCGCGCCTACCCGATGGCGATCACGCCCAACGACACCCAGTACGCCGCCCAGTGGGACCTCTTCGAGAGCACCGGCGGCATGAATGTGCCGACCGCCTGGGACAAGACCACCGGCAGCGGTGTCACGGTCGCCGTCATCGACACCGGCTACGCCACCCACTCGGACCTGGCCGCGAACATCGTCTCCGGTTACGACTTCATCTCCGACTCGGCCGACGCTCGCGACGGCAGCGGACGGGACAGCAACCCCAAGGACGAGGGCGACTGGAACGCCACCGACGGCGAGTGCGGCCTCGGCTCGACGGCCGGTGACTCCTCCTGGCACGGCACGCATGTCGCGGGCACCATCGCCGCGGCGGCCGGCAACAACAAGGGCATCGCGGGTATCGCGTACAACGCGAAGATCCAGCCCGTGCGTGTGCTCGGCAAGTGCGGCGGCTCGTCGTCCGACATCGCCGACGCGATCACCTGGGCCTCCGGCGGCAGCGTCCCGGGGGTCGCCGCGAACCCGACCCCGGCGAAGGTGCTGAACCTCAGCCTCGGCGGCTCCAGCTCCACCTGCCCGAGCGTCTACAGGAACGCGATCAACGGCGCCGTCTCCCGCGGCACGACGGTCGTGGTCGCGGCGGGCAACGAGAACTCCAGCGCCTCCAGCTCCACCCCGGCGAACTGCCCCAACGTCATCACCGTGGCGTCCACCAGCCGTGAGGGCAACCGCTCGTTCTACTCCAACTACGGCAGCGCGGTCGACGTCTCGGCGCCCGGTGGCGAGACCCGTCGCTCGACCGACACCCCCGGCACCATCACCACGCCCGAGAACGGCATCCTCTCGACGCTGAACTCCGGTGACACCACCCAGTCTGCCGAGAACTACGAGCCGTACCAGGGCACGTCGATGGCCGCCCCGCACATCGCCGGCCTCGCGGCGCTGCTGAAGTCCGCGAAGTCCTCGCTGACCCCGGCCGAGATCGAAGCCGCCATCAAGGCGAACGCCCGCACGCTTCCCGGCACCTGCTCCGGTGGCTGCGGCTCCGGCATCGCGGATGCGGCCAAGACCGTCAACGCCGTCCTCGGCACCGACACCGGTTCCGGCGCGACCTTCACCAACAGCACCAATGTGACGATCAACGACAACGCCACCGTGTCGTCGTCGATCACCGTCACCGGCCGCACCGGCAACGCACCCTCCGCCCTCAAGGTCGCCGTGGACATCAAGCACACCTGGCGAGGGGACCTGATCATCGACCTGATCGCCCCGGACGGCACGGTGCGCGGCCTCAAGACCTTCTCGGGCTCCGACAGCGCCGACAACGTCCTCACGACGTACACGGTCGACGCGTCCAGCGAAGTCGCCAACGGCACCTGGAAGCTCCAGGTCCGCGATGCCGCCTCGGGTGACACCGGCTACATCGACAGCTGGAGCCTCACCTTCTGA